Proteins encoded by one window of Clostridiales bacterium:
- a CDS encoding tape measure protein: MTVEELQVLITANTDNLRKEIQNTNKMVGNLEKQASKSSGNMVKAVLKGNIATKLLATGISLISRNMDDAITRLDALNNFPRVMSNLGISEEDAQKSMTRLSDALVGLPTTLDDATMSVQRFTSANGNVKASTEMFLALNNAILSGGADMQTQKSALEQLSQAYAKGKPDMMEWRTAMTAMPAQLKQVGMAMGYADASQLGEALRTGKVSMDEFMVTMTKLNKQGVNGFASFEEQARNSTGGVSTSMLNVKTAITRGLAEIMNAIGQSNIAGFFQGIAKAINSVIPYITGFVKACVWAVSSISSLFGGGTKKKIDETNKSLTSLGTSGGTTSKGLDKATGSAKKLNKELHGLASFDEMNVLKEQDDSSSGGGGDTGGGGAVGGDLSGIDLSGFDKGLSGVSSKADQVAEHLKGIFGSVGQILANVWSSEPMQAFVDFSMTYGQFLFDYWTTLGTSLWENLQMTWSNIELDVSTILTNMSLLWTAFWTDLSVGIQTWGTPIISGVNKLFNSMWKDALDPAIKNMTKAWADFSGILLELWNEHGKPLIDNIGEFAVKTIALFQKIWDDVLNPIITPFLETLSWLWDKHLKGLVKEIGNFIASLVNGALEIYNKFIQPIIMYLIDKLAPAWAYISNLVVGIMGTILGVISDVVGGIIKVLRGIIDFIVGVFTGNWQKAWDGVKSIFTGIWDALTGVVKGVINAILDVLNSFIAGINKIKFDVPDWVPVIGGKKWGFNIPKIPKLAQGGIVDKPTTALIGEAGREAIVPLDRNTEGLELMADRLADKLGNAGSPIQLVVKIGEDTILDKVIDGVKEKSFETNGEVSFSL; this comes from the coding sequence ATGACAGTTGAAGAGTTACAAGTACTTATAACAGCTAATACTGATAACTTACGTAAAGAGATACAAAATACCAATAAAATGGTAGGTAACTTAGAAAAGCAAGCCAGTAAGTCAAGTGGTAATATGGTTAAAGCTGTATTAAAAGGTAACATCGCTACTAAACTACTAGCAACTGGAATCAGTCTTATAAGTCGTAATATGGACGACGCTATTACAAGACTAGACGCTCTTAACAATTTTCCTAGAGTTATGAGTAATTTAGGAATAAGCGAAGAGGACGCCCAAAAATCAATGACACGTCTAAGCGACGCTTTAGTTGGTTTACCAACAACACTAGACGACGCTACTATGTCAGTACAACGTTTTACAAGTGCCAACGGTAATGTTAAAGCAAGTACTGAGATGTTTTTGGCTCTTAATAATGCTATCTTGAGTGGTGGTGCGGATATGCAAACTCAAAAATCAGCTTTAGAGCAATTAAGCCAAGCCTACGCTAAAGGTAAACCGGATATGATGGAGTGGCGTACAGCTATGACGGCTATGCCAGCTCAACTTAAACAAGTAGGTATGGCTATGGGATACGCTGACGCTAGCCAACTTGGAGAGGCTTTACGTACTGGTAAGGTAAGTATGGACGAGTTTATGGTTACAATGACAAAGCTAAATAAACAAGGTGTTAATGGTTTTGCAAGTTTTGAAGAGCAAGCCCGTAATAGTACTGGTGGTGTTAGTACATCTATGCTAAACGTTAAAACAGCTATCACTAGAGGACTAGCGGAAATTATGAACGCAATAGGTCAAAGTAACATCGCTGGCTTTTTCCAAGGTATAGCTAAAGCAATTAATAGCGTTATACCTTATATAACTGGTTTTGTTAAAGCTTGCGTATGGGCTGTTAGTAGTATAAGTAGTCTTTTTGGCGGTGGAACTAAAAAGAAAATAGACGAAACCAATAAATCGCTTACTAGTTTAGGTACTAGTGGCGGTACTACATCTAAAGGCTTAGACAAAGCTACTGGCTCAGCTAAAAAACTTAATAAAGAGCTACACGGCTTAGCGTCTTTTGACGAGATGAACGTTTTAAAAGAACAAGACGACTCAAGTAGTGGCGGAGGTGGAGATACTGGCGGTGGAGGTGCTGTTGGTGGAGACCTAAGCGGTATTGACTTGAGTGGTTTTGATAAAGGTTTAAGTGGTGTATCAAGTAAAGCCGACCAAGTAGCTGAACATCTAAAAGGTATTTTTGGTAGTGTTGGTCAAATATTAGCTAACGTATGGAGTAGTGAGCCAATGCAAGCTTTTGTTGATTTTTCAATGACATACGGACAATTTTTATTTGATTATTGGACTACCTTAGGTACTAGTTTATGGGAAAATCTACAAATGACTTGGTCTAATATCGAGTTAGATGTTAGTACAATACTTACAAATATGAGCTTATTATGGACGGCTTTTTGGACTGATTTAAGCGTAGGTATCCAAACTTGGGGTACACCTATTATAAGTGGTGTTAATAAGTTGTTTAATTCTATGTGGAAAGACGCTCTCGACCCAGCTATTAAAAATATGACTAAAGCTTGGGCTGATTTTAGCGGTATTCTATTAGAACTATGGAACGAACACGGTAAACCACTTATTGATAATATAGGAGAGTTTGCGGTTAAAACAATAGCTCTTTTCCAAAAAATATGGGACGATGTATTAAACCCAATAATCACACCTTTTTTAGAGACTTTAAGTTGGTTATGGGATAAACACTTAAAAGGCTTAGTTAAAGAAATTGGTAACTTTATAGCTAGTCTTGTAAATGGAGCTTTAGAAATATATAACAAATTTATACAACCAATAATTATGTACTTAATTGATAAATTAGCTCCAGCGTGGGCTTATATAAGTAACTTAGTAGTTGGTATTATGGGTACTATACTAGGTGTTATAAGTGACGTTGTAGGTGGAATCATAAAAGTACTAAGAGGTATTATTGACTTTATTGTTGGAGTATTTACTGGTAATTGGCAAAAAGCTTGGGACGGAGTTAAAAGTATATTTACTGGTATATGGGACGCTTTAACTGGTGTAGTTAAAGGTGTTATCAATGCGATACTAGATGTACTTAATAGCTTTATTGCTGGTATTAATAAAATTAAGTTTGATGTACCGGACTGGGTACCAGTTATTGGTGGTAAAAAATGGGGCTTTAATATACCTAAAATACCTAAGTTAGCCCAAGGTGGTATAGTTGATAAACCAACAACCGCTCTAATAGGAGAGGCTGGACGTGAGGCTATCGTGCCTTTAGATAGAAATACTGAGGGCTTAGAGTTAATGGCTGATAGACTAGCCGACAAACTAGGTAATGCTGGTAGTCCTATACAATTAGTCGTAAAAATTGGCGAGGATACAATACTTGATAAAGTTATTGACGGAGTCAAAGAAAAATCTTTTGAAACTAACGGGGAGGTGTCATTTAGCTTATGA